TAATCTCTGGTGTTCGCCTTCACGGTTGTTACTTCCAGCTCAGGACGTTGTCTTTGTTGGCGCCTTTGGTGGCCTTGTCGTTCGGATTAATCAGCTTGTCGGGCCCGGGAGACCAAACCATCACGGGCACGTTGGCCTCGTAATGGGTGGCGCCGCTGACCGTCCTCGGGATCAGCCCGTTGAGCCCGCGTTTGGGATTGTTGCTGTCCGCCGGGTCCGCCGTAACGGCGTCCGTGTGGTAGAAGGCGTCACAGGCCTTGTCGTCGTAATCGAGGTCAATGGTGATGATGTAGGGGTTGCCCCACAGGTCGCGATATGTGCCATCCTGGCCGACGCCCGGCGACTTGTTGTCTCCGGCCATGGTGACGTTCAGATAGCGGGTCTTGTTCGGGTTCTTGACGTGGTCCTGGTTGATGGTCGGCTGAGTGGGCGCGTTGGGCCAGAACTCCACATCCAGGAGCACCGCCATGACTTCGGCGTTGTTGGTTTGGTAGTTGCCGGGAGCATCAATAGGGTGCAGCCCTCCCCCGGGTGTGCTGAAGCCCGCGTCCAAGGCGTTGGGTTCGCCGGGGCCGACGCAGATCACTCCCTTGGTCCCATAGGTGAAGTCCTCGCGGACCCGCGCCGCTTCACTCGTGGCGGTGACGGCGCCGACGCTGGAGACGGGGAACTTGCTGTAATCGGCCTCGTAGCTATGGATGGCGTTGGCGATGCTGGCGGCCTCCAATTGCGCCTTCTTGGCCTGGGCCCGTTTCTTGACGCCGGCCAGCGCCGGCAGGAGCAGCGCGGCCAGGATGGCGATGATGCTGATGACAACGAGCAGCTCGATCAGCGTGAAGGCCGGGCGAGTGCGGGGCGAGGTGTTGGCAGGTTTCTTCATGGCGTTCGTTGGTGCGGTGGACTTTGGGTTCATTTGTGGTTCTCTGCGGTCATGCGGCTTAATAGGGAGCGCTGACGACGAGCGGCTTTTCGCTCCAGTTGCAGATGCGATTGGTCTTGCCGCCGGCCATCACGTCAATCCACAGGTCGAAGGACTTGGGGTTGTTGCGCGGGCCGGAGGAATTGTAGCGCCAAGGGTTGATCCTGATGTTCTGGGCATTGAGATACATCAGCGGGCCCTCGATGCTGGAGCCCAGTACCGTGGCGGCAGTGGGGGTGCTGATCGCGAGGAACTGGCTGGGCTTCAGGCCGCGCAGGAAGGCCGCTCCGCCCGGGGCCTCTTCGTCGCTGCCACCGCGCGCGCAGTTCATGAAGCCGGTGACGTTCGGCCCGAACACGGCGTTCAGGGAGGAACCATCAACGCGCGCGCTGCCGTCCAGGGTGACATACACCGGGGCGGCGACGGTTCCGATGTTGGTGGTGCCGAGCAGCTCGTAGTAGAGCTGGTTGAGCGCATAGCGGTCGGGATTGCCGGTGATCTGGTTGTCGGGCGGGTAGTAGCCGAGCTTGTCCTTGTAGCGTTCGATGGCGGTCTCGAGCTGCATCAATTCGCTCTTCGCCCGGGCGCGCATGGTGGAGAGTTTGGCGGCGCGAACGGCGGGGAACGTCAGGGCGGCCAGGGCGGCAATGACGGTCATGACGACCAGGAGTTCGATCAGCGTGAAGGCGCGGGGTCGGCAACGCGAAACGTGAGGCGCGCAGCGTGAGCGGCGAGGTGGGCGGGCGCCCCCGGCGTTCGTCATTCGGAGCTCGGCGTTATTCATTCGGCATTCTCCCTTCATCGTTCGTGTAGTTCGCGTTCCAACCGCTCACTGAGCCACTGTTTGATCATGCTCTGGTAATTGAGGTAGCGGGACTGGGCGAGGCGTTTGATGCGGGCCAGCATCCGCGCATCAATGCGCAGCGAGATCGCCACCGAGCCGGCGGCTTCGGTGGGGGCGGCCACCGCGGATTCCATGAGGCGCAGGTCGGGCTTGTTCTCAGCCCAGAAACCCGCCTCGGCCTCTTCGCTGTCGAAGATGGGGACTTCTTCCCATTTGGCTATTGCGCGCATCACTGTTGGTTATTTGAATCTGACTTCGCCCGGCGCTTATTGCGCCAGCGCCTGGTCCACTTTGCGTTGGTAGAAGAACCGTTCCTCGGGCTCGAAGGGCCGGGCGTGGATAACCCGGGCCACCTTTCCGTTGGTCCGATACACACTGAAGATTCCTTCGCCTCCCGCCGATACGCCCAGGTTAAAAAACCGGGCCTGCACCGAGAACCTCGGCGAGTCCGGCAATAGCCGGATGGCAAACGGATCTTCAAACGATTCCTCGATTTCCTGCAGCGTCAAAGAGCTATCTAGATTGAAGGGCGGATTATTCCAATCAAACTCCATAAAGGCTCAATTGTAAACTCAATGCCCATACAATGTATTTACAATGTATTTACACCACCAAGACCCAGGTTGTCAACGGGTTTCGGCAAAATTGTGCAAGAAAATTACATGGATAGGCTGAACGGCCTTTGTTTTGGGTTAGGCAAGAAAGGCGCAGTTTTGTGGTGGCCGTGGCCGAAAACGCGGTAGTCGCAGCAGTCTCCTACTGGATGGCGGATTTGAGGCTTGTCCCGAGTGCGAGCCAGCCCGCCGAACGTGGCGCAAGGCGCATTTCATCACCACCTTCGTCAGGCACGATAGCGGCAGACATCCTGCCTGCTGTAGAGCCGGGCATCCTGCCCGGCGGAACAGGCGCGGACAGAGCTGGGCACCCCGATCCGAGCGGCAAGATGCGCCCGGCGAAGCACTCCCGCGAAGTGCCTGCTTGACCGCGGCGCCGCTCCTCAGGAAGCTGGGCGCCCGACGTAGTACTGTGAAGACACTGAAGTCATTGAACTGTTTGATCCTCGGGCTGGCTTTGCTGCTAGGCGCGCAACCGGCCGTTGAGGCCGCCGCAACCAAAACCAAGTCCAGCGCCGTGCCGGCCGCCAAGTCACCGGGCCGGAAGGCGATTTCGCGTGATCCCTGGCTGGGCGCGATTGTGGTGGACGCCGCCACCGGCAAGGTCCTGTACGAAGATCAGGCCGACGCCAAGGGTTATCCGGCCAGTGTTCTGAAACTGATGGACCTGCTGATCATCCTGGAGAAGATCGAGCAGAAGCAGATTTCACTTCAGGACCAGGTGCCGGTAAGCGCCAAGGCCTCCAGGACCGGCGGTTCCCAGGTCTGGCTGGCGGAAAAGGAGTCGTTCACGGTGGACGAGATGCTGTATGCGCTGATGGTCCAGTCCGCCAACGACGCGGCGGTGGCGCTCGCCGAGAAGATCGCGGGGAGCACTGAGGGGTTCGTTGAGCTGATGAACCGGCGAGCCAAAGAGCTCGGCATGACCAGCACGGTGTTTAACTCCGTCCACGGCCTGCCCCCGGGGGCGGGCCAGCAACACGACGTCACCACTGCCCGGGATTTGTCGCTCCTTTGCCGGGAGCTGCTCAAGCACCGCGACACGCTGCGCTACACCTCCACTCGCGAACACCTGTTTCGTCCGAATGT
The window above is part of the Candidatus Paceibacterota bacterium genome. Proteins encoded here:
- a CDS encoding prepilin-type N-terminal cleavage/methylation domain-containing protein, with translation MKKPANTSPRTRPAFTLIELLVVISIIAILAALLLPALAGVKKRAQAKKAQLEAASIANAIHSYEADYSKFPVSSVGAVTATSEAARVREDFTYGTKGVICVGPGEPNALDAGFSTPGGGLHPIDAPGNYQTNNAEVMAVLLDVEFWPNAPTQPTINQDHVKNPNKTRYLNVTMAGDNKSPGVGQDGTYRDLWGNPYIITIDLDYDDKACDAFYHTDAVTADPADSNNPKRGLNGLIPRTVSGATHYEANVPVMVWSPGPDKLINPNDKATKGANKDNVLSWK
- a CDS encoding type II secretion system protein; this encodes MNNAELRMTNAGGARPPRRSRCAPHVSRCRPRAFTLIELLVVMTVIAALAALTFPAVRAAKLSTMRARAKSELMQLETAIERYKDKLGYYPPDNQITGNPDRYALNQLYYELLGTTNIGTVAAPVYVTLDGSARVDGSSLNAVFGPNVTGFMNCARGGSDEEAPGGAAFLRGLKPSQFLAISTPTAATVLGSSIEGPLMYLNAQNIRINPWRYNSSGPRNNPKSFDLWIDVMAGGKTNRICNWSEKPLVVSAPY
- a CDS encoding CopG family antitoxin gives rise to the protein MRAIAKWEEVPIFDSEEAEAGFWAENKPDLRLMESAVAAPTEAAGSVAISLRIDARMLARIKRLAQSRYLNYQSMIKQWLSERLERELHER
- a CDS encoding D-alanyl-D-alanine carboxypeptidase family protein, with product MKTLKSLNCLILGLALLLGAQPAVEAAATKTKSSAVPAAKSPGRKAISRDPWLGAIVVDAATGKVLYEDQADAKGYPASVLKLMDLLIILEKIEQKQISLQDQVPVSAKASRTGGSQVWLAEKESFTVDEMLYALMVQSANDAAVALAEKIAGSTEGFVELMNRRAKELGMTSTVFNSVHGLPPGAGQQHDVTTARDLSLLCRELLKHRDTLRYTSTREHLFRPNVPGKTIQMRTHNHLLGHVEGCDGFKTGYIAVSGYSIAVTAARRGQRVIAVVLDSTTSKVRDAKAAELLARGFAALPATGRAAAPPASQPNAATAKGQKK